The following is a genomic window from Archangium lipolyticum.
TCCCGTTGCGCCACGCGTGGAGGTAGAGGGCATACAGGCCCTCGCCCACCTTCTTCAACGAGGGGTGGCCAGGACCGTTCCACGCACCGCCCAACGCGGGGCTCGCGCTGTCCATCAGCAGCCGCTCGTCCCGGATCTGTCCGTGCAGCACGTCATCGAGCTTGCCCACGTAGGTGCGGTACTCGTGATTGCCGAAGAAGCCGGCGCTGTAGAGGACATAGAGCTGCCCGTTCTCCCGGACGAAGAACTGTCCCTCGACGAGCCCGCCGTGATGGGGCCCGTTGGAGAGGATGACGTTGGGCGCGCCGACGAACTGGAGCGTCCCGTCCGGCCCCAGGGTGAACTCCCGCGCGATCAGTGGGGTCGGCACGCTGCGCGGCTGGCCCGTGGCCGGATCCACCCAGCGCAGGGCGTTGCCGTCCACCTTGACCACCAGGGCCTGGCGCCTGCGCCCGGTGCCGTCCTGGATGGGCGCCACGGTCCCGTCGATGGTGCCCAGCACGAAGTCGTCCCCGGAGGGACCGCCCGGGTAGTCGGGGGCGAGCTGCTTCACGCGCGGGTTGACGTCCACCGGACCATGGTCGGTCCAGGAGCCGTCGATGGAGCGGCTCGTGGCGTAGGCACTGCGCAGCACGCCCTGGCGGTCGCGCGCGGTGTAGAAGAGCACCAGCAGCTCTCCAATCTCGAAGATCTCCGGCGCCCAGCGCGCACGGAGCAGGTCTCCGGGCAGATCCGGCTCGGTCGGCACCGGCTCCCCCTGGTTCCACC
Proteins encoded in this region:
- a CDS encoding glycoside hydrolase family protein, encoding MPPDKLEQKSAPPSPDPRPPASSQTHNVLASALPSLFEVEAHAVDATLRDLLARPARVPETLLADNMPDPFVLRLSATSPGGARTQGLWLIATSSNLPYAFRLYRWNEDRSRFEAHLKDGQHVALFPEGQLPEWWNQGEPVPTEPDLPGDLLRARWAPEIFEIGELLVLFYTARDRQGVLRSAYATSRSIDGSWTDHGPVDVNPRVKQLAPDYPGGPSGDDFVLGTIDGTVAPIQDGTGRRRQALVVKVDGNALRWVDPATGQPRSVPTPLIAREFTLGPDGTLQFVGAPNVILSNGPHHGGLVEGQFFVRENGQLYVLYSAGFFGNHEYRTYVGKLDDVLHGQIRDERLLMDSASPALGGAWNGPGHPSLKKVGEGLYALYLHAWRNGTDYYTDGEARKVLRFHLSFRDEQGRPCEPFIVEDRQAPGGASRVVEAA